GTTCTCCACGTCGAACAGGTTGCCGTTCGATCGCTCCACGACGTTGAGCAGCGTGGACATCTGCGACACCTCCTCGACCTGCTCCTTGAGGAACCACTGCATGAACTGCTCGCCGATGTAGTCGTCCTCCGCCCGCGCGGCCTTGGCGAGCGCCACGATCTGGTCGGTGACGGCCCGCTCCTGTTCCAGTGCCAGCGCGATCAGCGCGCGGGGCTCGCTGAACGAGTTGCGGACCGGCCCGACGTCGGGGATGGTCACCTCGACGTCCTTGTCCAGCAGATAGCGGACGATCATCATGGCGTGGTTCCGCTCCTCCAGCGACTGCTGGTAGAAGTGGCGCGCGAGCTGGGGAAGATCACGAGCGTCGAACCACACGGCCAGCGCGATGTACTGCTGTGCGGCGGTGAACTCGTTGCGCACCTGATCCTGCAAGAGCGTCTGGAAGTCGGACGTCGTCCGCTGAATATTCTTCGCCGCGATGGTCATGATTAAAGGATAAGCCTTTCGCGTCCCTCCTGCGACTTCGTGAGAAGCAGCTCACGGCTATACCTCTCAGCGGAGGGAAGGCTTGCCGAAGTTAGCCACGCCTGACCTTACCTGGCAGGTCAGGCGTGGTTTGATTCCCTTTTCTCGGCATCTCGACTATTTGCGAAAATGCTCGGTCAGGCGATCTGATCGCGCGACAGTGGACAGGACATGCAACGCGGTCCGCCGCGGCCGCTGCCGAGTTCGTAGCCTGAGATGCGAAGGACCTCGATTCCATTCTCCTCGAGTCGGGTATTCGTCTCCACATTTCGCTCGTAGGCGACCACGACCCCC
This genomic stretch from Actinoalloteichus hoggarensis harbors:
- a CDS encoding ferritin encodes the protein MTIAAKNIQRTTSDFQTLLQDQVRNEFTAAQQYIALAVWFDARDLPQLARHFYQQSLEERNHAMMIVRYLLDKDVEVTIPDVGPVRNSFSEPRALIALALEQERAVTDQIVALAKAARAEDDYIGEQFMQWFLKEQVEEVSQMSTLLNVVERSNGNLFDVENYLARETVGDAGTDPTAPPAAGGAL